The following proteins come from a genomic window of Nocardioides albertanoniae:
- a CDS encoding urea amidolyase associated protein UAAP2, with the protein MRPVTTIPVPLTTHLTPDGQLISSVPVGASYTEGSPLDWSGPLVPGAVVLDEQVAPRASWSGVVRAGQVLTIVDVGGNQSGDCLLYNAGDTDERYSAPDTLAWQNNAYIRTGTVLRSNLGRPLMTVVGNEIDRQDTIGGACSRESNTLRYGHHVMYHHGCRENFLTEGAEHGLGMRDVVSNINWFMNVPIEEDGALGIVDGMSAPGKRVALRAETDTLVLISNCPQMNNPCNAFNPTPLRMVVTEPADDVDYEGDA; encoded by the coding sequence TGATCTCCAGCGTCCCTGTCGGCGCCTCCTATACCGAAGGCAGTCCGCTCGACTGGTCGGGTCCGCTGGTGCCGGGTGCTGTCGTGCTGGACGAGCAGGTGGCGCCGCGCGCGTCGTGGTCGGGTGTGGTGCGTGCCGGGCAGGTGCTGACGATCGTCGATGTCGGGGGCAACCAGTCGGGCGACTGCCTGCTCTACAACGCCGGCGACACCGACGAGCGCTACAGCGCGCCGGACACGCTCGCCTGGCAGAACAACGCCTACATCCGCACCGGGACGGTGCTGCGCAGCAACCTCGGTCGCCCGCTGATGACGGTCGTCGGCAACGAGATCGACCGGCAGGACACGATCGGTGGTGCGTGCTCGCGCGAGTCGAACACGCTGCGCTACGGACACCACGTGATGTATCACCACGGCTGCCGGGAGAACTTCCTGACCGAGGGCGCCGAGCACGGTCTCGGCATGCGTGACGTCGTGTCCAACATCAACTGGTTCATGAACGTGCCCATCGAGGAGGACGGCGCGCTCGGCATCGTCGACGGGATGTCCGCGCCCGGCAAGCGGGTCGCGCTGCGCGCCGAGACCGACACGCTCGTGCTGATCTCGAACTGCCCGCAGATGAACAACCCCTGCAACGCGTTCAACCCGACGCCGCTGCGGATGGTCGTCACCGAGCCCGCGGACGACGTCGACTACGAGGGCGACGCATGA